A single Triticum dicoccoides isolate Atlit2015 ecotype Zavitan chromosome 2A, WEW_v2.0, whole genome shotgun sequence DNA region contains:
- the LOC119353562 gene encoding uncharacterized protein LOC119353562 has translation MAAKVLQLRSSDGKVLVAPAWDYRPAAAQALPLETRVSSRALERVLQYWTKHSLAKATGESRESLARWDADFQRRLEEDGLAKEAAAAAQELRRYGVDHGGRPHHHAATAASDVAAPAKAARVDPVRVWCVNHGERSHAPAMPGSFDASDTATTLPAAAGADPGDVRCAIRARGRQMAEDEESACHHRKGPASKAPLCLPATAAAPVKKVSRQVASKACSIVGSTPLPATAAAPSVQPKPQISMRELIVNARLTMARLDKARSASEEEASRRRDIERSRAEARRKVEQMVNTVQFNDPWIHYSDVTKSPEELLQARQQAWRYQAHLLEMARRRDFAEAMQIHSTKEATNSLASSSAFCCSLRHRSNGFISDFTILRLSGDAT, from the exons ATGGCGGCGAAGGTGCTCCAGCTCCGTAGCTCCGACGGCAAGGTGCTCGTCGCTCCGGCGTGGGACTATCGCCCGGCCGCCGCCCAAGCCCTCCCGCTAGAGACGCGGGTGTCCTCGCGCGCCCTCGAGAGGGTGCTCCAGTACTGGACCAAGCACAGCCTTGCCAAGGCCACCGGTGAGTCCCGGGAGTCCCTGGCCCGCTGGGACGCCGACTTCCAGCGCCGCCTCGAGGAAGACGGCctcgccaaggaggccgccgcagccgcccaagAACTCCGCCGCTACGGCGTCGACCATGGAGGGCGTCCCCATCACCACGCCGCCACGGCCGCATCTGATGTCGCTGCTCCTGCCAAGGCGGCCCGTGTTGATCCCGTCCGTGTCTGGTGTGTCAACCACGGAGAACGCAGCCATGCGCCGGCGATGCCCGGCTCCTTCGATGCCTCTGATACTGCCACCACCTTGCCGGCCGCTGCTGGTGCTGACCCCGGGGACGTCCGGTGCGCGATCCGTGCCCGTGGGCGCCAGATGGCTGAAGACGAGGAGTCCGCTTGCCACCACCGCAAGGGCCCGGCTTCCAAGGCTCCACTCTGCCTGCCTGCCACTGCTGCTGCGCCTGTGAAGAAGGTCTCTCGTCAGGTCGCTTCCAAGGCTTGCTCTATCGTCGGCTCTACACCACTGCCTGCCACTGCTGCTGCGCCCAGTGTGCAACCGAAGCCGCAGATCAGCATGCGCGAACTGATCGTGAACGCTCGCCTCACCATGGCTCGCCTCGACAAGGCTCGCTCTGCCTCCGAAGAAGAGGCCAGCCGTCGGCGCGACATCGAGCGCAGCCGAGCGGAGGCCCGGCGAAAGGTGGAGCAGATGGTGAACACCGTGCAGTTCAACGACCCGTGGATCCATTACtccgacgtgaccaagtcccctgaGGAGCTGCTCCAAGCACGACAGCAAGCATGGCGTTATCAAGCTCACCTCCTCGAGATGGCTCGTCGACGGGACTTTGCTGAAGCGATGCAAATCCACAGCACCAAGGAAGCAACCAATTCCTTGGCTTCGTCCAGTG CATTCTGCTGCTCACTGAGGCACAGATCCAATGGGTTCATCTCTGATTTCACAATACTTCGTTTGAGTGGTGATGCAACATAA